AGGCATATTGCGTAACCTGGCCACCCCACCAATGGGTAATAGAATAATGTCTTCGGTCTTTATATTGTAGCGACGTGCAGTCAATGCATGTCCAAATTCGTGCAGGACCACACAGACAAACATGCACAGCATGAACACCATTTCGACTACAATTAAGTCCAGACTGGTTCCGGCCATCAGCCCGCTGCCCAGGATATAAACGAATAGGAAAAGGAAAGACCAGTGAATCTTCACCGGTATTCCGGCAAAGGTGCCGATGCGCAAGGATTGTTCTATCATTATTTATTGGCTGCTCCACATGGGTTGATAAAGTTGACCCTGGAGTATAGCCCTGGATACAACCATTCTTTGTACCTCAGAAGTTCCCTCATAGATCTGGGTAATTTTGGCATCTCTCATAAGACGCTCAACGTGATACTCCTTTACGAAACCGTAGCCCCCATGAATCTGAACGGCTTCGACCGTGTGTTTCATGGCTACATCCGAGGCAAAGAGTTTTGCCATGGAGGCCGCTACACCAAAATCCATGCCCTGATCTTTCATCCAGGCTGCCCGGTGCACCATCAGTCTGGCTGCCTCTATTTCAGTAGCCATGTCGGCCAATTTGAATGCGATCGCCTGATGCTGAGAAATTGGTTTCCCAAAAGTCTTTCTTTCTTTTGAATAATTCAAAGCCAACTCATATGCTCCTGAAGCGATTCCTAAAGCTTGAGAGGCAATCCCGATTCTTCCTCCGGTCAAGGTCTGCATGGCAAATTTAAATCCATTCCCCGGCGGTCCGAGTAAGTTTTCTTTTGGTACCTTAACGTCATTGTAGAGAATGGTATGTGTATCTGAAGACCTGATTCCCAGCTTATCTTCCTTGGCCCCAATTACTACACCCGGCAGGGAAGTCTCTACGATAAAGGTACATATGCCCTTGTGTCCTGAACCGGGATTGGATTGAGCCATCACTAAGTGAACAGATGAGCTACCTCCATTGGTAATCCAGTTTTTAGTTCCATTCAGTAAATAATGGTCCCCGCAATCTATGGCGGTGGTTTTTTGTTGAGTAGCGTCGCTGCCTGCTTCCGGTTCGGAAAGACAAAATGAGCCTATCCACTCTCCGGAAGCCAAAATTGGAAGATATTTTTGTTTCTGTTCTTCAGTTCCCATTTTCTCAATACCCCAACACACCAAACTATTATTGACAGACATAATCACAGAACAAGAGTTGTCTACTTTCGAGATCTCTTCCATGGCCAGGACATAGGAAAGGGTGTCCATTCCACCTCCTCCATATTCAGGGGATACCATCATACCGAGGAAACCCATCTCACCCATTTTCTTTACTTGTTCAGTAGGAAACTTCATTTGAGCGTCCCGCTCAATTACTCCGGGTAAGAGTTCCTGCTGTGCAAAGTCTCGTGCAGCTTGTCTTACGGCTTCATGCTCTTCTGAGAGATTAAAATACATGGTTAGGATTTTTTTTGCGAAGATAATCGAAATGATCAAAATGCAGCCACTTAGGTTCATTCCGGAAAATTCACTTCTTTGGAAATAGGATCTTCGAAATTTTAACTAAAATGAATCAGCATGGAATACCCAATACGAAGAATACTGCTGTACAGTGTTTTATGGAATGTTCAACGCACAGTAGAAAGCAACCTAAGCAAGCTAATTTATTCAAATTCTAAAATCCATAAAACCAATCCGGTGAATGCCCAAAACTTATTCTAAATTTGCAGCCAAACAATATTTAGGTAAAGACTGAATCGCTAAACCAAATCAAAAAAATCGATTATATGGGTAAACCGGAAGAATTCTATGAAAAGATTGCCTACCTTTTTTATGCCGTTGCCAAAATTGATGGCAAGGTGGCACTTTCTGAATTCAACAAACTTCATGAAGAGATAGAGAAAATTTGGAGAAAAACCGATGATGAAAAACATGAGTTTGATACCGATGGAGGAATAGAAACCGAAGCTATTTTTGAATGGCTTGATGAAGAGGGATATAGTTCTGAGGACGCCTTGAATGAATTTAAAGAATATGCCCTCGAACATGCTGCTCATTTTGACCCACTTACTCATGATAACATCATGCATACCTGCAAGGAAATTGCCACCCAAATAAGAAAAATCAATCATGCAGAATCAAATCTTTTGCATGACATTGAATCTTTTCTGAATAAGTTAAAACATCATGCCAAAAGATAATTTTACAAGTAAAATTATTTATTGATATTTAACTTGATTAATCATTTGCAGAAATGATTATTGAATAAATTGCAGGATTTGTTTTCAGTAATGTTGTGGGGCAAATGTAGTCAATTGGTTTTAGTAACAAGAGACACAACTTCACCTAATCACAATGTGTTTAAGTTTAGAGTAAATAAACCAAATAAAACTATTTGAATTTTGAAAAACAACTAGTGTAAAAAAAGTTTTTCTGTTCTACCGTTGGTTCTGACAAAATAGATCACATCCCCTTGCAATGAACTTAAATCCAATTCATCATCACTGGAGTTAATAATTTCAATTCCACTTAAGTTAATAATCTGAATCTTTTCATGATTTGGATTGTAAAGTGTGTTTTGCTGTATATAATAGCCTCTTGAAACTTCACAAGGATCCAAAATAACTACATTAGAATGAATTTGCAACCCTGATTTATTTTCTAATTTAATTCTGTATTGTAATTTTCCGACTTTAGTGGATTCCAATGAAGTTTCATAATTCAGTTCCTTACCAGCTTCCACTTCTTTTACATTGTACCACAACGCACCATCGGTACTTGATTGAATATAAAAACGATCCCCTTCGTCCACTTGGAAAACTGACCAACGCATGATAGATCCATTTGATGTACAGACTGCATTTAACTCAATATCTTGAATTCCAAGAGGAGCCTGAAAATTATTCACACAACTGGAAAAATCAAGATAATCTTCCACCTCTTCCAGAGAATGAATGTGCCATGGAAAGCTTGCATTAGTTGATTTCATTACATTCGACACACTGTCGAAATGTATAGAATTTGCAGAATGACCAACCCATTCATGACTTGACAAAGCTTCGTTTGGATTTTGGCTATTAACAAAACCCACTAACGCAACTCCAGGAAGGCAAAGAGTGCCCAAATAAGTAACGCCCACATTGGAATATTTTCCTGTGTAAAAAATATACATGTCATCGTCTCCTGGAAAATTATTTACTATGAGCCAATCCAGAAAATTCTCCAAAGTTTCTACGATGCCATTTCCGTAGTTGAAGGGGGTTAGAGAATCATAAAAAGTTACGGTAAGTTCCTTATTGACATCCCAATTTGGGGCAGCGGTATTAAATTTATTAATGATGCCATTGGACAATGTATTCATGTAAGTAATGACTTCATTATTCTTGTTGTATGCTCCTACTCTTCTTCTTTCATAGGAGGTATCCACATAAAAGTGTACTTCGAAATTCCCATTAGAACCTCTTTTACGAGTTCTCTGCTCTATAATTGACCTTCTCCTTTCAAATGAAGCTGTTAATTCATCGTGATATAGGTCTGTTACACATTGGGTGGTTTCTGATTTATCATTATTGTGGTTAATTTGAGCTACTAACTTCATTTCCCCCATTAAAAGAAGGACAATGCTGATATAAAAATATTTTACAGATGACAAAATAACTCTTTGAAAATGAGCAACAAATATACTGTAAAAAAATTTCATATAACCAAATTTTTCAAATTATAAAATCAAATTTCAAAACATAAATAAATTAAAATATATATACCTATATTTTTTAATATGTTATAAAAAAAACAACGACTCTCAACCCATCTTTTAAGGCTGAGCACCTCTGATGATTTGTGTAACTTGGAAATGAAATGAATGAAATACTGTAAAAGAAACTCTAAGGTAAGAAAAAGAGTTCCAAACAATACACTTTTTTTTAAGTTTTTTTTAATATTTATACTATACCTTTAAGCATTGGGACAAATTTAAAGTGCCCAAAGTCTTCTTTTGTGAAATTTTCGTGAAGTTCTTTAATGATTCTAACCATGGTTTGAACTCCTCCTCCTGATTCAAGTGGCAGGACCATCAAACCTCCCGGCTTTAATTGTTCCAAAAGTTTGGATGGAATTTCCGGACATGCTGCTGTGATCAGAATTTTATCAAAGGGTGCAAACCTGGGTAAACCCAAAAATCCATCCCCATAAAAAGTACGGATACCCATATATCCCAAATGTTTTAACCTTTGAGCAGTCTTGTCGTGCAAATATTTATGCCGTTCAATAGAGTAAACTTTGGCCCCCATTTCAAACAGGACACATGCCTGATAACCTGAACCCAGACCAATCTCAAGGACTTTTTCCCCCTTAATAAGTTTGAGCAAACTCGTTTGGAAAGCCACTGTATAGGGCTGCGAAATAGTCTGCTCACAATCAATTGGAAAAGCCTGATCCTTATAGGACCACTCTTCAAATGCCTTATCCAAAAAAGCATGCCTGGGCACTTTAAGAATGGCTTCTAAAACCTGTTCGTCCTTTATTCCCTTGGAGGCCAATTCTGCAACCAGCTTTTTCCTGAGTCCCTTTTGTCGGTAATTATCTGTAACCATATAAAAATCGCACGAATATATATAAATATTTTTTAATATGTGCAGAAATGTATGATTTGGTCGGATACTGATATCTTTGAGGATGAAAATCATGTTGTGATGGGAAAATCTGCACAAATAAAATTCGGGACAGACGGTTGGAGAGCCATAATTGCGGAAGATTATACCCTGGAAAACCTTCGGAGGGTGAGTTTGGGAACCGCTTTGTGGATGAAAAATAACGGACTGAAGTCTGCTTTAATAGGCCACGACTGCAGGTTTGGTGGTCGGTTGTTCCTGGAAGAAACTGCACGTGTCCTGGCATCGCATGGCATCAAGGTGCTGGTAGCAGATGGCTTTGTAAGTACCCCAATGGTGTCCCTCGGAGTAGTACACCATAAAGTGGATCTTGGAATCGTAATTACCGCGAGCCACAACCCTCCTTCCTACAATGGTTACAAATTGAAATCATCCTATGGGGGACCGACTCCTCCTGCTCAAATTGAAGAAGTGGAAGCCTGTATTCCGGAAGAATATTCGCCTTCCCTTGAAAGATATGAACAGTATTTGTCTCAGGGATTGATAACAGTCGTGCCACTCCATGAAAACTACCTTGCCCATATTAGAAATCGTTTTAACCTGGATGAAATCAACAAAAACACCCAATTGGCTTATGATGCCATGTATGGTGCAGGCCAGGACGTAATGAAACAACTTTTTCCGAATCTTAAGGCCTTTCACTGCGAGTGGAATCCAGGATTCATGGATACGCCGCCCGAACCCATTCCAAAAAATCTAATCGAGATTTCATCTTTCCTAAAATCAAATCCGGGTAAATATCTTGGCGTGGCAAATGATGGCGATGCGGATCGTGTGGCGATGTTGGATGATTCAGGTAATTTGGTCGACTCTCACCACATTCTACTTCTGTTGCTCTATTATCTTGCGGGAAACAAGGGAATGAAGGGAGACGTAGTCGTTAGTTTTTCTGTTACCAATAAACTCAAGAAACTCGCTGATCATTTTGGACTCCAAACTAAAATTACCAAAATCGGATTTAAATACATAGCAGAACACATGATTGACGGTGATGTGTTGGTAGCAGGTGAAGAGTCAGGAGGGCTGGCTATAAAAGGACATATTCCTGAACGCGATGGCATTTGGATTGCCTTAACTGTTTTGGAATTTGTTGCATTGTCCGGTAAAACAATTACTCAATTAATCGATGAAATTTATAAAATCGTTGGCCCATTTGCTTACGACCGTCTGGATCTTAAACTCTGGCCTGACCAAATGGAAAATGTCAAGGAAGTTCTTAATTCAGGAGTAATTGAAAAATGGGGGAATTACGTCACCAGGTCATTTGAAAATGTAGATGGTTATAAATATTATTTTGACCATGACAATTGGTTAATGTTCAGGGCTTCCGGTACAGAACCTGTTCTCCGTATTTATGCTCAGGGTAAAGATGCCGATGAAGTAATCCAAATGCTGGATACTGCCAGAAAAGTGTTAAACATTTAATGCTTAGATTTTGAAGTAAAGTTCTCCAATTTGATTTTCAAAATCCCATTTTATCAAATAATCCAGACTCAGTGCCGGATCATAGCAGTATGCGGAATGTTGTCCTCCATATATTCTTCCCCAACGGGTGTAAACCCAAAATCCGAATAAAAATTAAGCAGATAGGATTGTGCAGAAATCTTAATGGCCTGGCCCGGAAATAATTTTTCCATTTGGTGCAAGGATTCCTCCATTACCCGTCGGCCAAAACCCTGACTTCGAAATTTAAAGTCACTTACTACTCTACCTATCGAAGGATATTCAGGATAGGAAATTTTTGAGGGTAAAATGCGGGTATAGGCTGCCAATTCCCCTGATTCTAAAAAGAGCATCAGGTGATGGGCATGCAAATCTTTATTGTCCAAATCCTGGTACACACAATTTTGTTCGACTACAAATACCTCTACTCTAAGTCTTATGATTTCATACAATTCATAAGGACTTAATTCTTGAAATTTTTTTAAAACAAAATGAAAGTTTTGCATCAGATTATTCGGCAATAAAAAAAATTAATCCTCATCAATTTTAAGTTCAAGCACATTTCTGAGTTCCTCGATCTCAGGATTTACGGCATAAAGTAAATCCCATTTTTCTTTAGCCGAATAGAGTACTTTTGGTTTGACCAAATCTTCCTTTTGGGCCATTTCCGGATCGATTTCGACACTCATTCGGATACCCACTTCTCTGAAAAAGGATTTAATTTTTTCCTCCAGGTTAAGCTCTGATCTGAGTGCTTCCTGAGCGAGTACTGACCCCACTAAAAAGTTAACCTGATTTTCAGCAATTATAATTTTAGCTTGCTTCATGTAAGCGAGCAGGGAATTTGATTTTTGTTCCTGGATGCACCCTTCCCAAAAAATGCGGACGCTCTCCTCTGAAAATTCCATTTTGTTTTCCTGCCGGATTTTTTCGTCCTGGGCAATCTTTTCCTTGATCATTTTCAGGTCGGCCAACCTCGGAATAGAACTGGCAGCAGCAGGTCCGGGATTCTTGGCTTGATCAGTGATAGGTGAGGGAGTTATTTTGACCGGTATATTTGGAACATCAGCACCCAAAGTGCTTTTTGATTCTTGATCTAGGGTGGTATTAGTGCGAGGAGTCTGTTGAGCGGAATTTGATAAATCAGCTGGTACGCTATCCAATGATTTATTTGGAAAAGGCTCTTTGTTCAGCTCAGGAGTTTTTTTTTCAGGGGGAATAGCTGCTGACAATGCGGATCCAATAGTTACCAGATTTCTAAATTGGCAAAGTCTGTTCAATAAAATCTCTACATGAAGTCTTTTATTGCGTGCCCTTCCCATGTTAATTTCAGATTCGTTGAGACTTTCCAAACAAGTCATCAGAAAAGATCTGCTGTAATTTTCAGCCTGTGATAGATATTTCGATTTGGTATGTTCGCTTCCTTCAAAAAGGGAAGCCATCTCAGGACTCTTACACACCAAAAGATTTCTGGCATGCAGACCCAAACCTTCCAATAATACTTCTGAATCAAAACCAAGTTTCAAAATCTTATCATACAATAGAAAGGCCGATTGTTCATCTTCTGTCAAAAAGGCATCGTAGAACTTAAAGAAGTAATCCTGATCCAGGACATTCAGATTGTCCGCAACATCTTTGTAGCTGAGCTTCTTGCCTGAAAAACTGGTGATGCGGTCGAAAATGGAAAGGGCATCTCTCATCGCCCCATCTGCCTTCTGAGCAATTAAATACAAGGCCTCAGGATCTGCTTGAATGGACTCCACTTCACAGATTTTTTCCAACTGATGTATGATGTCCTTGACCTGAATTCTTCTGAAGTCATAAACCTGACACCGACTCAGAATGGTAGGAATAATTTTATGTTTTTCGGTGGTGGCCAGAATAAACTTTGCATAGGGTGGTGGTTCCTCCAAAGTCTTTAGAAAGGCATTAAATGCCGAGGAAGTCAACATGTGCACCTCGTCTATGA
This region of Candidatus Vicinibacter affinis genomic DNA includes:
- the dnaX gene encoding DNA polymerase III subunit gamma/tau; protein product: MEGFLVSARKYRPLKWSDVIGQEHISNTLKNALSQGQVAHAFLFTGPRGVGKTTCARILARVLNCENPSPEWEPCNVCKTCQAFQENNSFNIIELDAASNNGVEDMRALVEQVRYQPQYGKFKIYIIDEVHMLTSSAFNAFLKTLEEPPPYAKFILATTEKHKIIPTILSRCQVYDFRRIQVKDIIHQLEKICEVESIQADPEALYLIAQKADGAMRDALSIFDRITSFSGKKLSYKDVADNLNVLDQDYFFKFYDAFLTEDEQSAFLLYDKILKLGFDSEVLLEGLGLHARNLLVCKSPEMASLFEGSEHTKSKYLSQAENYSRSFLMTCLESLNESEINMGRARNKRLHVEILLNRLCQFRNLVTIGSALSAAIPPEKKTPELNKEPFPNKSLDSVPADLSNSAQQTPRTNTTLDQESKSTLGADVPNIPVKITPSPITDQAKNPGPAAASSIPRLADLKMIKEKIAQDEKIRQENKMEFSEESVRIFWEGCIQEQKSNSLLAYMKQAKIIIAENQVNFLVGSVLAQEALRSELNLEEKIKSFFREVGIRMSVEIDPEMAQKEDLVKPKVLYSAKEKWDLLYAVNPEIEELRNVLELKIDED
- a CDS encoding protein-L-isoaspartate(D-aspartate) O-methyltransferase, producing MVTDNYRQKGLRKKLVAELASKGIKDEQVLEAILKVPRHAFLDKAFEEWSYKDQAFPIDCEQTISQPYTVAFQTSLLKLIKGEKVLEIGLGSGYQACVLFEMGAKVYSIERHKYLHDKTAQRLKHLGYMGIRTFYGDGFLGLPRFAPFDKILITAACPEIPSKLLEQLKPGGLMVLPLESGGGVQTMVRIIKELHENFTKEDFGHFKFVPMLKGIV
- a CDS encoding GNAT family N-acetyltransferase, whose amino-acid sequence is MQNFHFVLKKFQELSPYELYEIIRLRVEVFVVEQNCVYQDLDNKDLHAHHLMLFLESGELAAYTRILPSKISYPEYPSIGRVVSDFKFRSQGFGRRVMEESLHQMEKLFPGQAIKISAQSYLLNFYSDFGFTPVGEEYMEDNIPHTAMIRH
- a CDS encoding phosphoglucomutase/phosphomannomutase family protein; this encodes MGKSAQIKFGTDGWRAIIAEDYTLENLRRVSLGTALWMKNNGLKSALIGHDCRFGGRLFLEETARVLASHGIKVLVADGFVSTPMVSLGVVHHKVDLGIVITASHNPPSYNGYKLKSSYGGPTPPAQIEEVEACIPEEYSPSLERYEQYLSQGLITVVPLHENYLAHIRNRFNLDEINKNTQLAYDAMYGAGQDVMKQLFPNLKAFHCEWNPGFMDTPPEPIPKNLIEISSFLKSNPGKYLGVANDGDADRVAMLDDSGNLVDSHHILLLLLYYLAGNKGMKGDVVVSFSVTNKLKKLADHFGLQTKITKIGFKYIAEHMIDGDVLVAGEESGGLAIKGHIPERDGIWIALTVLEFVALSGKTITQLIDEIYKIVGPFAYDRLDLKLWPDQMENVKEVLNSGVIEKWGNYVTRSFENVDGYKYYFDHDNWLMFRASGTEPVLRIYAQGKDADEVIQMLDTARKVLNI
- a CDS encoding acyl-CoA dehydrogenase, encoding MYFNLSEEHEAVRQAARDFAQQELLPGVIERDAQMKFPTEQVKKMGEMGFLGMMVSPEYGGGGMDTLSYVLAMEEISKVDNSCSVIMSVNNSLVCWGIEKMGTEEQKQKYLPILASGEWIGSFCLSEPEAGSDATQQKTTAIDCGDHYLLNGTKNWITNGGSSSVHLVMAQSNPGSGHKGICTFIVETSLPGVVIGAKEDKLGIRSSDTHTILYNDVKVPKENLLGPPGNGFKFAMQTLTGGRIGIASQALGIASGAYELALNYSKERKTFGKPISQHQAIAFKLADMATEIEAARLMVHRAAWMKDQGMDFGVAASMAKLFASDVAMKHTVEAVQIHGGYGFVKEYHVERLMRDAKITQIYEGTSEVQRMVVSRAILQGQLYQPMWSSQ